The sequence below is a genomic window from Sporolituus thermophilus DSM 23256.
CACTGCCGATAACGGGTCGGAGTTTGCCGAACTGGACGCATTTTTAAAGAGCCATAACACCAGCGTATACTTTGCTCATCCCTATTCTTCCTTTGAGAGAGGCACGAATGAACGCCATAACGGTCTCATCCGCCGATTTATCCCCAAAGGGACCAGCATAGCAGCTTTGGCTGCCTCTGTCATTCAGCGTATTCAGAATTGGTGTAATCATCTGCCTCGCAAAATACTCGGCTATAAAACTCCTCAGCAATGCTTTGACGAGGAACTGGCCCAAATTTCTTGATAGCCTCTTTATATACCGTTAATTTTACAGGGTGTTGCATTTGCTATTGCAATTTAGATTTTTTTCTTTTTTTGAAGCCACTATATTTTCCCCAGCCGCAGCGACACATTGATTGCCGCCGCCCGCACCTTATCAATCAGTTCCTGCAAAAATTCATCGGTAGCGCGAATGGCGGGTACCGTCACGCTCATCGCGGCCACAACTTTATTGGATTTGTCAAAGATGGGCGCGGCCACGCAGATGCCGCCCGGTATAATTTCCTGGTTGTCAATCGCGTAACCTTGTCGGGCAATTTGTTTAAGTTCCGCCAACAGTTGGTCATAGGATACTATCGTGTTTTCCGTATACCGCTCAAGCTGAACATTGTCCAGGCGGGCTTTCAGTTCATCCTCGCTCAGGGCAGACAACATCATTTTCCCGAGGGCCGTGGCATGAGCAGGAATTTTGAAGCCTACCGTGGTTACGCTGATGTCCTTTCTCCCCTGGCATTTGGCAATATAGACGACAAACCGTCCCTCCAATAAACCGGCTTGGGTGGTTTCCCCCAGTTCATCGCTCAACCGCTTAATCCCCAGCCAAATTTCCCGGGACAAATTGGTATTATTGATGCACGAGGCGCTAAGCTTGATCAATTTCGCGCCAGGGTAATAAACCCGCGTATCCGCATCGAATTGGATATAGTCGCGATTGGCTAATTCCTGCAGCAGATACGACAGGGAGCTTTTCGGTATGTCCAGGAATTCCTGGATGGCCGTGAACGTTGGCGGCTTGGCACTATTCACGATAAATTCGATAATATCAAGCGTGCGCGACGCCGATTTTACAATTGCCGGTTTAGCATTACCCGCCATTTCTTCTCGCCTCCCGTTTGCGTATTTTTAGTTCGTTGTTCGCCTCTGTCAGCCGGCATAAACATGATAAATCTGTCGCTTTTACTTTGATTATCAATTATTTATGGACCGGATGCAATCTCTATTTTGCCGCAATCATCCGTCCCCGCCGGCGGGATAGCAACCCACTGCCCGGACCGGGCCCGCAAAAAAGCGCCGGAGCGGCATGGCTCCGGCGCTTTTGGCGGTAACCCGCTTGCTTTTCCCTACACCAATCCCCGGGCGCGGGCGACGGCAATAGCCCCGACGCCGGCGGCGTTTTGCAGCACGGCGTCGTCTACCTCGCACACCCGGCCGCGAAAGTGCGGATCATCGCCGAAGAGTAACGTCAGCGCCTGGCGCAGCTCGGGTTTCCCCGCTACCCACACCGGTATTTCCGGGCCAATCTTTATGGCTCGGCTGCCCCGCAGGGCCACAAGATCGGCAGCCAGCACCGCGCCCAGCAGAAAGTTGGCCTTGTCATTGCGGCTTAAGTCGGTAAACAGATGAAGAATGCGCGTCGTAAAACACAGCCGGCTCAGCCCCACCGCGCGGGCGTAGGCCGCCCCTTGGCGCAGCATGGCCGGGTTTATTGCGTCGGCAAACGCGCCGCCCAACGCGTCGGCCAGCAAAGTATGATGGGTGATAACGTCCAGCAGTTCGCCGGCCAGGGTCGTCAGGCAGCCGGTGATGCGGCCG
It includes:
- a CDS encoding IS30 family transposase codes for the protein TADNGSEFAELDAFLKSHNTSVYFAHPYSSFERGTNERHNGLIRRFIPKGTSIAALAASVIQRIQNWCNHLPRKILGYKTPQQCFDEELAQIS
- a CDS encoding IclR family transcriptional regulator, which produces MAGNAKPAIVKSASRTLDIIEFIVNSAKPPTFTAIQEFLDIPKSSLSYLLQELANRDYIQFDADTRVYYPGAKLIKLSASCINNTNLSREIWLGIKRLSDELGETTQAGLLEGRFVVYIAKCQGRKDISVTTVGFKIPAHATALGKMMLSALSEDELKARLDNVQLERYTENTIVSYDQLLAELKQIARQGYAIDNQEIIPGGICVAAPIFDKSNKVVAAMSVTVPAIRATDEFLQELIDKVRAAAINVSLRLGKI